The Neodiprion fabricii isolate iyNeoFabr1 chromosome 4, iyNeoFabr1.1, whole genome shotgun sequence genome window below encodes:
- the LOC124180936 gene encoding probable methyltransferase TARBP1 isoform X2 has translation MDVHERFMAHDTGQIKYLLFASTNHSYIFDSLLVSFSGIVQNINQHPDSLETLETLKRILCFVYQETRSLTEKNADLVKLVHKSYLTAHSIDVDVLQKYLYLHTTDTKCLSLILDIFMLHMVLRYDTCMILKNLQHLQESIDEYFDTENKINVLDVKLMACYVNSLLLHPASSELSEQSDVANLTICFKRHIRQWLVSKNDNECPALILLLPKVISVTNRKEMLTEIWEMIFELKCDTGDILYIMCMTADAWFSIKPEYHEQLLEKLITQSFWLVLLKGLSSPIPHQRKQALYLAKRVVDFLDNYKIEEALEEKQKHFVIPVFPLLKTLVDEKFEQECCNAAGFHFAWVRCAFSRIFQHSNNTVVKWGLLYVFALDPGLYNDDFLILILHVLNNTYLYENDTNDEPIIVKELIKLLNSAEVKYSDFVTRFLTHASKMTWGPVALFYIIHALSKVAIVGCIWKEVELEAVKTLAEINLNMHCRVLRIGSQVELLETLTHFVTEPLNLVAVANTLSAFSIHESLTRGQLSWKRISTWLSKTVKRDEALRFLEKICSQFIDKNSLSDVSMKSLSLMLMLFHDGHIILDSKSCAGFTMLRNLLHCLIGADSRPYGNIELRKRCIELIGYLFDFTSSKDYIMREFIADYVDITLRIAFKFMRNITDEATIDEINTLVLVTQKFFTDENSIISKRDVQNHIERFEVESWNMINDGGYSNNLQKICGVKILYACLKATNVKLRNYKFIGPLYNMYKTLAVRSSDHTNEIISENRNLEGKIVAEYYEFVAELFYIYLQDEPVDKWIPHIDWIEAVLHLVQVGGKKIFVPTIGILSQLFYKGVVKSKDIDRFISVTRLCWKSMLETNECRLAMDKIMELIFSSKFLECEDMKELTMEFTEEMVEKVEKIPGLSVVLVNGLEHIEDVHLANFYDALLTCLFYGIVPRRDKKIELQARSYVFELYHKAYPNCLSNMYVNTDTATRAHAVALLHKRITDNTEHAAKLLPMIIARLNESQNKRYFGDSLTHRHKNRLIQALFVLQPVLKKNDMVLLNSLMCENILSESSQPSVRIMQEWLIIKIYLESEILRGGVWNLFRQAQEKRVGSLCSIMSIVYHVARSLKSNLQSEFIDLSLEHMMPCCMLQQFNVRLYAQVLASKLYDLAKKMSYLAVTEKYKELYNSLTKSLQLGNLLKNSTKLQEDFYFTVFNPIDDYSLQTIFYELPRLSNVSSDEYILPQMFNKFGFKESNSHPLKIFNLKSDLSEASVSANMLKTFGNEGSTTRDDTNNISDYSTDIQKKFIPWKSMLPNEDELNETSGCLRSHREASIEGNKIILVASLVEKLPNLGGLSRTCEILGVAEFVMASLNHIEEKDFQSLSVSAEKLITLVEVKPHQLQQYLLEKKNMGYRLVGAEQTVNSTNLMEAKFEKKTVLVLGNEKAGIPANLIPLLDECVEIPQVGVVRSLNVHVTGAICLWECFKQHHSA, from the exons ATGGATGTACATGAACGATTTATGGCACACGACACAGGGCAAATCAAGTATCTGCTCTTTGCTTCTACAAATCATTCATATATCTTCGATTCTCTCTTGGTTTCGTTTTCCGGtattgtacaaaatattaaCCAGCATCCAGACAGTCTGGAGACTTTGGAAACTTTAAAAAGAATCCTCTGCTTCGTATACCAGGAGACAAGGTCCTTAACCGAAAAGAATGCTGACCTTGTTAAGTTAGTACACAAATCCTATTTGACAGCTCATTCTATAGATGTCGAtgtattacaaaaatatttatatcttcACACCACGGATACCAAATGCTTATCTTTGATACTCGACATTTTTATGCTACATATGGTACTTCGTTACGACACATGTATGATCCTGAAGAATTTGCAACATCTGCAAGAGTCAATAGATGAATATTTTGACACAGAAAATAAGATAAACGTCTTGGACGTGAAATTGATGGCCTGTTACGTGAATAGTCTTCTTCTGCATCCAGCCAGCTCTGAATTGAGCGAGCAATCGGATGTTGCAAATCTAACCATATGCTTCAAGCGTCATATACGCCAGTGGTTGGtatcaaaaaatgataacgaATGCCCTGCACTAATTTTGCTCCTACCAAAAGTCATAAGTGTCACAAATCGAAAGGAGATGCTCACAGAAATATGGGAAATGATTTTCGAACTGAAATGTGATACGGGTGATATCCTTTATATCATGTGCATGACAGCCGATGCTTGGTTTTCGATAAAACCTGAATACCACGAACAGCTGCTTGAAAAACTTATCACACAGTCATTTTGGCTCGTATTATTGAAAGGATTATCGAGTCCAATACCACACCAGCGTAAGCAAGCTTTATATCTTGCGAAAAGAGTAGTTGATTTTCTTgacaattataaaattgaag AAGCATTGGAGGAAAAGCAGAAGCATTTCGTAATTCCAGTTTTCCCACTTCTGAAAACTTTggtcgatgaaaaattcgagCAGGAATGTTGCAATGCAGCTGGTTTCCACTTTGCATGGGTCCGTTGTGCTTTTTCACGTATTTTTCAGCACAGTAATAACACTGTAGTCAAATGGGGGTTATTATATGTATTCGCTCTCGACCCAGGTTTATACAACGATGATTTTCTGATACTCATTCTTCATGTTTTGAACAATACTTACCTGTACGAAAACGATACAAACGACGAACCAATCATTGTAAAAGAGCTCATTAAACTTCTAAATTCTGCTGAAGTAAAATATAGTGACTTTGTTACAAGATTCCTAACACATGCCTCGAAGATGACTTGGGGTCCTGTAGCGTTGTTCTATATTATTCATGCTCTGTCCAAAGTAGCGATAGTGGGCTGCATTTGGAAAGAAGTTGAACTAGAAGCTGTGAAAACATTAGCAGAAATCAATCTTAATATGCACTGCCGAGTTCTTCGCATCGGTTCCCAGGTGGAACTACTAGAAACTCTCACCCACTTTGTTACAGAGCCTTTGAATTTGGTAGCGGTAGCAAATACGCTGTCAGCATTTTCTATCCACGAATCCCTAACTCGTGGTCAATTATCTTGGAAACGAATATCTACTTGGTTATCAAAAACAGTGAAACGGGATGAGGCTCTGcgatttcttgaaaaaatctgCAGCCAATTCATCGATAAGAATTCACTCAGTGATGTCAGTATGAAATCTTTATCATTGATGCTTATGCTTTTTCATGATGGGCACATTATCCTTGATTCTAAGTCGTGTGCAGGATTTACTATGCTACGAAACTTACTTCATTGTCTCATTGGCGCAGATTCCAGGCCTTACGGAAATATTGAGTTGAGAAAGAGATGTATTGAACTTATTGGTTATCTCTTCGACTTTACTTCGTCAAAAGATTATATTATGCGAGAATTCATTGCTGATTATGTTGATATCACTTTACGAATCGCATTCAAATTTATGCGAAACATAACTGACGAAGCTACTATTGATGAGATTAATACTCTTGTATTGGTAacgcagaaatttttcacagatgAGAACTCAATCATTTCAAAAAGAGACGTACAGAATCATATTGAAAGGTTTGAAGTAGAATCATGGAATATGATTAACGATGGAGGATACAGTAATAATCTTCAAAAGATTTGTGGggttaaaatattatacgctTGCCTAAAAGCAACCAACGTGAAACtcagaaattataaatttattggTCCTTTATACAACATGTATAAGACTCTAGCCGTACGATCATCTGATCACACGAATGAAATTATAAGTGAAAATAGAAACCTGGAAGGAAAAATTGTAGCAGAGTATTATGAGTTTGTGGCTGAGCTATTTTACATATATCTACAAGATGAACCAGTTGATAAATGGATACCACATATTGATTGGATCGAAGCTGTATTACACCTAGTTCAAgttggtgggaaaaaaatattcgttccAACAATAGGTATATtgtcacaattattttataaaggAGTCGTTAAGTCGAAAGATATTGATCGTTTCATATCGGTCACAAGATTGTGTTGGAAGTCGATGCTTGAAACTAATGAATGTCGATTGGCAATGGACAAAATAATGGAATTGATTTTCAGTTCAAAATTTCTTGAGTGTGAAGATATGAAAGAACTCACAATGGAG TTCACTGAAGAAATGGTggaaaaagtggaaaaaattccTGGACTAAGCGTGGTTTTGGTAAATGGATTGGAACATATTGAAGATGTACATCTTGCTAATTTCTACGATGCCTTACTCACTTGTCTATTCTACGGTATTGTTCCACgtcgtgataaaaaaatcgagCTACAGGCCCGGTCTTATGTTTTTGAGTTATACCATAAAGCATATCCGAATTGCTTATCCAACAT GTACGTGAACACTGATACAGCAACAAGAGCACATGCTGTTGCATTATTGCATAAACGGATAACTGACAACACTGAGCATGCAGCTAAATTATTACCAATGATTATTGCAAGACTGAATGAAAGTCAAAATAAGCGGTACTTTGGAGATTCACTGACACACCGCCACAAAAATCGTCTTATACAGGCTCTCTTTGTACTACAACcagtattgaaaaaa aatGATATGGTGCTATTAAATTCGTTAATGTGCGAAAATATACTTTCGGAAAGTAGTCAGCCCAGTGTCAGAATAATGCAAGAATGGCTGATCATTAAAATATATCTTGAAAGCGAAATCTTGCGTGGTGGAGTTTGGAATTTATTTCGACAG GCTCAAGAGAAACGAGTCGGTAGCTTATGTTCAATAATGAGCATTGTGTACCATGTAGCTCGGAGCTTAAAATCTAATTTACAATCAGAATTCATAGATCTAAGTTTGGAACACATGATGCCATGCTGTATGTTACAACAGTTTAACGTACGATTATATGCCCAG GTATTAGCATCCAAGCTTTAtgatttggcaaaaaaaatgtcctACCTAGCAGTAACCGAAAAGTACAAGGAACTTTACAATTCACTAACAAAAAGTTTGCAGCTAGGAAAcctattgaaaaattctactAAATTACAggaggatttttattttactgttTTTAATCCAATTGATGACTACAGCTTACAG ACTATATTTTATGAGTTACCAAGATTATCAAATGTCTCTTCGGATGAATATATTCTACCACAGATGTTTAATAAATTTGGTTTCAAAGAATCTAACAGTCAtccgctgaaaatttttaatcttaaAAGCGACTTGAGTGAAGCTTCAGTTTCTGCCAACATGTTAAAAACTTTTGGAA aTGAAGGATCCACAACACGAGACGATACTAATAACATCAGTGATTATTCTACTgacattcaaaaaaaattcattccatgGAAATCAATGTTACCCAATGAAGATGAACTCAATGAAACTTCCGGATGTTTGAGATCACATCGAGAAGCTTCAatagaaggaaataaaattatacttgtTGCATCACTCGTCGAGAAACTACCAAATCTTGGTGGCCTAAGTAGAACTTGTGAAATACTTGGAGTTGCAGAGTTTGTTATGGCATCCCTAAACCACATAGAGGAGAAAGACTTTCAGAGTCTCAGTGTTTCAGCCGAAAAGCTGATTACCCTTGTAGAA GTAAAACCTCATCAATTACAACAGTATCTGttggagaaaaagaatatgGGCTACCGATTAGTTGGCGCTGAACAAACAGTCAATAGCACAAATCTTATGGAAGcaaagtttgagaaaaaaactgTACTAGTACTAGG TAACGAAAAAGCGGGTATTCCAGCCAATTTGATTCCATTACTAGATGAGTGTGTGGAAATACCTCAAGTTGGCGTTGTTCGATCACTTAACGTTCACGTAACTGGAGCCATCTGTTTGTGGGAATGTTTTAAGCAACATCACTCTGCATGA
- the LOC124180936 gene encoding probable methyltransferase TARBP1 isoform X1, with the protein MDVHERFMAHDTGQIKYLLFASTNHSYIFDSLLVSFSGIVQNINQHPDSLETLETLKRILCFVYQETRSLTEKNADLVKLVHKSYLTAHSIDVDVLQKYLYLHTTDTKCLSLILDIFMLHMVLRYDTCMILKNLQHLQESIDEYFDTENKINVLDVKLMACYVNSLLLHPASSELSEQSDVANLTICFKRHIRQWLVSKNDNECPALILLLPKVISVTNRKEMLTEIWEMIFELKCDTGDILYIMCMTADAWFSIKPEYHEQLLEKLITQSFWLVLLKGLSSPIPHQRKQALYLAKRVVDFLDNYKIEGIRLDQYKEIRPLVCTGNESQRTSFKKNVNDLFLILEALEEKQKHFVIPVFPLLKTLVDEKFEQECCNAAGFHFAWVRCAFSRIFQHSNNTVVKWGLLYVFALDPGLYNDDFLILILHVLNNTYLYENDTNDEPIIVKELIKLLNSAEVKYSDFVTRFLTHASKMTWGPVALFYIIHALSKVAIVGCIWKEVELEAVKTLAEINLNMHCRVLRIGSQVELLETLTHFVTEPLNLVAVANTLSAFSIHESLTRGQLSWKRISTWLSKTVKRDEALRFLEKICSQFIDKNSLSDVSMKSLSLMLMLFHDGHIILDSKSCAGFTMLRNLLHCLIGADSRPYGNIELRKRCIELIGYLFDFTSSKDYIMREFIADYVDITLRIAFKFMRNITDEATIDEINTLVLVTQKFFTDENSIISKRDVQNHIERFEVESWNMINDGGYSNNLQKICGVKILYACLKATNVKLRNYKFIGPLYNMYKTLAVRSSDHTNEIISENRNLEGKIVAEYYEFVAELFYIYLQDEPVDKWIPHIDWIEAVLHLVQVGGKKIFVPTIGILSQLFYKGVVKSKDIDRFISVTRLCWKSMLETNECRLAMDKIMELIFSSKFLECEDMKELTMEFTEEMVEKVEKIPGLSVVLVNGLEHIEDVHLANFYDALLTCLFYGIVPRRDKKIELQARSYVFELYHKAYPNCLSNMYVNTDTATRAHAVALLHKRITDNTEHAAKLLPMIIARLNESQNKRYFGDSLTHRHKNRLIQALFVLQPVLKKNDMVLLNSLMCENILSESSQPSVRIMQEWLIIKIYLESEILRGGVWNLFRQAQEKRVGSLCSIMSIVYHVARSLKSNLQSEFIDLSLEHMMPCCMLQQFNVRLYAQVLASKLYDLAKKMSYLAVTEKYKELYNSLTKSLQLGNLLKNSTKLQEDFYFTVFNPIDDYSLQTIFYELPRLSNVSSDEYILPQMFNKFGFKESNSHPLKIFNLKSDLSEASVSANMLKTFGNEGSTTRDDTNNISDYSTDIQKKFIPWKSMLPNEDELNETSGCLRSHREASIEGNKIILVASLVEKLPNLGGLSRTCEILGVAEFVMASLNHIEEKDFQSLSVSAEKLITLVEVKPHQLQQYLLEKKNMGYRLVGAEQTVNSTNLMEAKFEKKTVLVLGNEKAGIPANLIPLLDECVEIPQVGVVRSLNVHVTGAICLWECFKQHHSA; encoded by the exons ATGGATGTACATGAACGATTTATGGCACACGACACAGGGCAAATCAAGTATCTGCTCTTTGCTTCTACAAATCATTCATATATCTTCGATTCTCTCTTGGTTTCGTTTTCCGGtattgtacaaaatattaaCCAGCATCCAGACAGTCTGGAGACTTTGGAAACTTTAAAAAGAATCCTCTGCTTCGTATACCAGGAGACAAGGTCCTTAACCGAAAAGAATGCTGACCTTGTTAAGTTAGTACACAAATCCTATTTGACAGCTCATTCTATAGATGTCGAtgtattacaaaaatatttatatcttcACACCACGGATACCAAATGCTTATCTTTGATACTCGACATTTTTATGCTACATATGGTACTTCGTTACGACACATGTATGATCCTGAAGAATTTGCAACATCTGCAAGAGTCAATAGATGAATATTTTGACACAGAAAATAAGATAAACGTCTTGGACGTGAAATTGATGGCCTGTTACGTGAATAGTCTTCTTCTGCATCCAGCCAGCTCTGAATTGAGCGAGCAATCGGATGTTGCAAATCTAACCATATGCTTCAAGCGTCATATACGCCAGTGGTTGGtatcaaaaaatgataacgaATGCCCTGCACTAATTTTGCTCCTACCAAAAGTCATAAGTGTCACAAATCGAAAGGAGATGCTCACAGAAATATGGGAAATGATTTTCGAACTGAAATGTGATACGGGTGATATCCTTTATATCATGTGCATGACAGCCGATGCTTGGTTTTCGATAAAACCTGAATACCACGAACAGCTGCTTGAAAAACTTATCACACAGTCATTTTGGCTCGTATTATTGAAAGGATTATCGAGTCCAATACCACACCAGCGTAAGCAAGCTTTATATCTTGCGAAAAGAGTAGTTGATTTTCTTgacaattataaaattgaaggTATAAGACTTGACCAATACAAAGAAATTAGACCGCTGGTATGCACTGGAAATGAATCTCAACGAACTTCTTTCAAGAAAAACGTAAACGATTTGTTTTTGATATTAGAAGCATTGGAGGAAAAGCAGAAGCATTTCGTAATTCCAGTTTTCCCACTTCTGAAAACTTTggtcgatgaaaaattcgagCAGGAATGTTGCAATGCAGCTGGTTTCCACTTTGCATGGGTCCGTTGTGCTTTTTCACGTATTTTTCAGCACAGTAATAACACTGTAGTCAAATGGGGGTTATTATATGTATTCGCTCTCGACCCAGGTTTATACAACGATGATTTTCTGATACTCATTCTTCATGTTTTGAACAATACTTACCTGTACGAAAACGATACAAACGACGAACCAATCATTGTAAAAGAGCTCATTAAACTTCTAAATTCTGCTGAAGTAAAATATAGTGACTTTGTTACAAGATTCCTAACACATGCCTCGAAGATGACTTGGGGTCCTGTAGCGTTGTTCTATATTATTCATGCTCTGTCCAAAGTAGCGATAGTGGGCTGCATTTGGAAAGAAGTTGAACTAGAAGCTGTGAAAACATTAGCAGAAATCAATCTTAATATGCACTGCCGAGTTCTTCGCATCGGTTCCCAGGTGGAACTACTAGAAACTCTCACCCACTTTGTTACAGAGCCTTTGAATTTGGTAGCGGTAGCAAATACGCTGTCAGCATTTTCTATCCACGAATCCCTAACTCGTGGTCAATTATCTTGGAAACGAATATCTACTTGGTTATCAAAAACAGTGAAACGGGATGAGGCTCTGcgatttcttgaaaaaatctgCAGCCAATTCATCGATAAGAATTCACTCAGTGATGTCAGTATGAAATCTTTATCATTGATGCTTATGCTTTTTCATGATGGGCACATTATCCTTGATTCTAAGTCGTGTGCAGGATTTACTATGCTACGAAACTTACTTCATTGTCTCATTGGCGCAGATTCCAGGCCTTACGGAAATATTGAGTTGAGAAAGAGATGTATTGAACTTATTGGTTATCTCTTCGACTTTACTTCGTCAAAAGATTATATTATGCGAGAATTCATTGCTGATTATGTTGATATCACTTTACGAATCGCATTCAAATTTATGCGAAACATAACTGACGAAGCTACTATTGATGAGATTAATACTCTTGTATTGGTAacgcagaaatttttcacagatgAGAACTCAATCATTTCAAAAAGAGACGTACAGAATCATATTGAAAGGTTTGAAGTAGAATCATGGAATATGATTAACGATGGAGGATACAGTAATAATCTTCAAAAGATTTGTGGggttaaaatattatacgctTGCCTAAAAGCAACCAACGTGAAACtcagaaattataaatttattggTCCTTTATACAACATGTATAAGACTCTAGCCGTACGATCATCTGATCACACGAATGAAATTATAAGTGAAAATAGAAACCTGGAAGGAAAAATTGTAGCAGAGTATTATGAGTTTGTGGCTGAGCTATTTTACATATATCTACAAGATGAACCAGTTGATAAATGGATACCACATATTGATTGGATCGAAGCTGTATTACACCTAGTTCAAgttggtgggaaaaaaatattcgttccAACAATAGGTATATtgtcacaattattttataaaggAGTCGTTAAGTCGAAAGATATTGATCGTTTCATATCGGTCACAAGATTGTGTTGGAAGTCGATGCTTGAAACTAATGAATGTCGATTGGCAATGGACAAAATAATGGAATTGATTTTCAGTTCAAAATTTCTTGAGTGTGAAGATATGAAAGAACTCACAATGGAG TTCACTGAAGAAATGGTggaaaaagtggaaaaaattccTGGACTAAGCGTGGTTTTGGTAAATGGATTGGAACATATTGAAGATGTACATCTTGCTAATTTCTACGATGCCTTACTCACTTGTCTATTCTACGGTATTGTTCCACgtcgtgataaaaaaatcgagCTACAGGCCCGGTCTTATGTTTTTGAGTTATACCATAAAGCATATCCGAATTGCTTATCCAACAT GTACGTGAACACTGATACAGCAACAAGAGCACATGCTGTTGCATTATTGCATAAACGGATAACTGACAACACTGAGCATGCAGCTAAATTATTACCAATGATTATTGCAAGACTGAATGAAAGTCAAAATAAGCGGTACTTTGGAGATTCACTGACACACCGCCACAAAAATCGTCTTATACAGGCTCTCTTTGTACTACAACcagtattgaaaaaa aatGATATGGTGCTATTAAATTCGTTAATGTGCGAAAATATACTTTCGGAAAGTAGTCAGCCCAGTGTCAGAATAATGCAAGAATGGCTGATCATTAAAATATATCTTGAAAGCGAAATCTTGCGTGGTGGAGTTTGGAATTTATTTCGACAG GCTCAAGAGAAACGAGTCGGTAGCTTATGTTCAATAATGAGCATTGTGTACCATGTAGCTCGGAGCTTAAAATCTAATTTACAATCAGAATTCATAGATCTAAGTTTGGAACACATGATGCCATGCTGTATGTTACAACAGTTTAACGTACGATTATATGCCCAG GTATTAGCATCCAAGCTTTAtgatttggcaaaaaaaatgtcctACCTAGCAGTAACCGAAAAGTACAAGGAACTTTACAATTCACTAACAAAAAGTTTGCAGCTAGGAAAcctattgaaaaattctactAAATTACAggaggatttttattttactgttTTTAATCCAATTGATGACTACAGCTTACAG ACTATATTTTATGAGTTACCAAGATTATCAAATGTCTCTTCGGATGAATATATTCTACCACAGATGTTTAATAAATTTGGTTTCAAAGAATCTAACAGTCAtccgctgaaaatttttaatcttaaAAGCGACTTGAGTGAAGCTTCAGTTTCTGCCAACATGTTAAAAACTTTTGGAA aTGAAGGATCCACAACACGAGACGATACTAATAACATCAGTGATTATTCTACTgacattcaaaaaaaattcattccatgGAAATCAATGTTACCCAATGAAGATGAACTCAATGAAACTTCCGGATGTTTGAGATCACATCGAGAAGCTTCAatagaaggaaataaaattatacttgtTGCATCACTCGTCGAGAAACTACCAAATCTTGGTGGCCTAAGTAGAACTTGTGAAATACTTGGAGTTGCAGAGTTTGTTATGGCATCCCTAAACCACATAGAGGAGAAAGACTTTCAGAGTCTCAGTGTTTCAGCCGAAAAGCTGATTACCCTTGTAGAA GTAAAACCTCATCAATTACAACAGTATCTGttggagaaaaagaatatgGGCTACCGATTAGTTGGCGCTGAACAAACAGTCAATAGCACAAATCTTATGGAAGcaaagtttgagaaaaaaactgTACTAGTACTAGG TAACGAAAAAGCGGGTATTCCAGCCAATTTGATTCCATTACTAGATGAGTGTGTGGAAATACCTCAAGTTGGCGTTGTTCGATCACTTAACGTTCACGTAACTGGAGCCATCTGTTTGTGGGAATGTTTTAAGCAACATCACTCTGCATGA